AAAGCTACAAACAGGGTCTGTTCTCGTCAATTTTGCGTCGTGGAACTCCTTTGTCGCTTTATTATTTCTTCTTACTGATATCACAGATAATGGAATTCAACTAGGGATTCTATGGGCTCTTAGCGGATTAGCGCCATTACTTTTCGGATTGATTGCGGGTGTTTTAATTGACCGCTTCGATTATAAAAAAGGCCTTATATATATTGATATCTTACGAGCAGGATTGTCATTAGGGTTTATCTTCATACCGTTTTTAGATGGTTGGAGCGCTTGGACCACGTATTTTCTTTTGCGTTTTATTATTGGCTTATGTGGTTCATACTCATTTGCTGCAAGACAGTCAATCATTTCAAAAATAGTAGCTACAGAAGATTTAAATCGAGCAATTGCCATTAGTTTTACCATTTTAAATGTAATGCGTTTGCTTGGTTTAACTCTAGGCGGTGTGTTATTAGGTATTGGAGGCATGAACTTTGTTTGGGTTATTCAAAGTATTAGTTTTATAATAGCTGCTATTTTAGTTAGTCAAATGACTTTAAATACAACCCCAGTGCAGATTGCCAAAAAGAATTTCATTGAGGATTTCAAATACGGTTTTGTAGAATCCTTTAAAAATGGTTGGGTCAAATTAATATTTATTTTAGGACTGTCGGGTGGCTTAGTTGCAGGGACATTCCACTTAGTCTTGCAACAATTCGTAAAAAATATTTACCATACAGATTCTTTCAGTTTAAGTATAATGTTCCTCATTGAAGGAATTGTATCTGTTATTGTAGGTTATTGGATAGTCAAGGTGAATTTTCAATTTAAAAAGATATGGTTTTATGGATACATCTATATAGTGAATGCTTTAAGTTGGATTTTATTTGGTTTTAATAAAAGTTACTTGCTTGCCTTGCTGTTACTTGTAATTTTTTCAACTATGTTATCGCTCACTATACCTTTTGAGAGATGGGTAGTTCAAACGAAAGTGCCTGAGGAAATCAGGGGGAGAACCTTTAATTTATTGAATACTATCTCAACAGGGATGATCCAACTTAGTGGTTTAATTGCAGGTTTAATTATTGATAACTGGGGTTTAGAATACGTTCCAGTATTTACAGGTAGCTTCCATCTATTGATTGGTTTTTTTGTTATCTTTTTTATATTTGGCTTAAGTACAGCTACTCATGCAAAGGAGAGGATGATCTAAATGAATTTTGATGAAACATTAAAAAACTTATGTGTACATGAAGAATTACTAACATCAACAGAGAGAGAGCAATTAAGAATTGATGG
The genomic region above belongs to Sporosarcina sp. Marseille-Q4943 and contains:
- a CDS encoding MFS transporter, yielding MEMKKDHKNKIITFFKLYPDFAKLQTGSVLVNFASWNSFVALLFLLTDITDNGIQLGILWALSGLAPLLFGLIAGVLIDRFDYKKGLIYIDILRAGLSLGFIFIPFLDGWSAWTTYFLLRFIIGLCGSYSFAARQSIISKIVATEDLNRAIAISFTILNVMRLLGLTLGGVLLGIGGMNFVWVIQSISFIIAAILVSQMTLNTTPVQIAKKNFIEDFKYGFVESFKNGWVKLIFILGLSGGLVAGTFHLVLQQFVKNIYHTDSFSLSIMFLIEGIVSVIVGYWIVKVNFQFKKIWFYGYIYIVNALSWILFGFNKSYLLALLLLVIFSTMLSLTIPFERWVVQTKVPEEIRGRTFNLLNTISTGMIQLSGLIAGLIIDNWGLEYVPVFTGSFHLLIGFFVIFFIFGLSTATHAKERMI